TGGAACAAAATGTTTCTTTACAGAGCGGGGACAAATCCCAGAGTGTTCACCACGAAATCCAAGCTGTCCCACTTAGTTAGTGCCTGGGGCTATAATGTTCTCAGATGGGACTGTTTATTGCATTGTTGATCTCAATCCCTCCTAGGAATTAAACTTGCTGGGGTGGAGTAACTCCCCACCGCCcgaccccccccgccccccccagccccccataGTGGTAACTGGTACTCAGTGGTTGCTCAAGGACTGTGTAAAGATGAAATTGATCAGGGCGACCAAGAGTAAAGGCAGCTGTCATGTCCTCTCACGGACAAGGACTCGCTGCTGTTTACCCTCTTCTGGTGTCTCTTGACTCTCTGGGAGCCATGCATGGCCCAGGGAAAGTTCGATTACTCATTCACTTCTGCATTCATCAAACTAGTACTCTTCACAAAGGAGGTTTTTGTAGCAGTGAAGATCCTTGGGTCATCTAGTCCACTTTTctcctgaggcccagagaggggaaatgCCCCACGTGCCTCCCTGAGGTCGGCAGCGGTGGTGAGGGTGGGCAGCATCTGGGAGAGGCCAGTTCTCCACCAGAGTCTTGGCTGCACTCCTGGGGACTCCCAGTTTCCCAGTTTTTGCCATATGTATTCCTCCTGTAGACACTGTTGCTGTGTTGGGACTCACATAACCCTCCCAAAGCAAGCCAATCAAAGCTGCCCTCAGAGAAGTCATTGGTAAGCGCCACTCAatacagtaacagactttattatcttaggctccaaaatcactgcagatggtgactgcagccatgaaattaaaagatgcttgctccttggaagaaaagctatgacaaacctagacagcatattaaaaagtggagacattactttgccaacaaaggtctgaatagtcaaagctatggttttcccagtagtcatacatggatgttagagttggaccataaagaaagctaagcacggaagaattgatgctttcgaactgtggtgttggagaagactcttgcgagtcccttggactgcaaggagatcaaaccagtccatcctaaaggaaataaatcctgaatatgcactggaaggactgaggctaaacctccaatactttggccacctgatttgatgAGCCCACTGACTagaaaaagaccccgatgctgggaaagattgaaggcaggagaaggggatgacagaggatgagatggctggatggcatcaccgactcaaccaACATGAGTCTGATCAAGCTCTaggaggagatggtgaaggacagggaggcctggcgtgctgcagtccctggggtcgcagagtcggaaacgactgagcgattgaacaataCAAAGGACAGTGGATCGCCCGGTGGCTTGCAGACCTGTTACCTCCCACCCCTTGCCCTAATGCCCTTAGACGAGTCTCTCCGGCTTAACAAGCGCAACATGCCTCTTCGCGTGCCCTCTACCTTCTAGGAAGACACCCGGACATGTCAGACGCGGTTCAATACGCTCAGCGGCTCGAGAGCTGCCCAGAGCTGTGCCTCATAATTTGCCCGCTGACCGCTGCCCCTTCTGCCTCCTGCCCCCCTTCATCGTGCGGTGGAGCTGCTCCAGGATCACCTCCAGGTCCTCCCACCGGCATATACAGACGCCCCGCAGAAAGAAAGGGGCCCGGGTCCGTCAGGTAGGGTCCACGTGGCCCGCTCGCGCCAAGCGATTTCCGTTCTCTGCCTGAGGGCACGCGGCATTTGATGCCAGGTGGAAGGAGAGCGCTGGCTTGGCGCACACGCTGCCATCCGGCGGGCGTTCAGAGGCAGGTTTTGCAATCCTTCGGCTGGCGTGCGAGCGGCTAGCTGCCTTAGGCGGCCGACCGGGCGCGCGGAGCCCCGGGGAGCCTGCGGATGGTGCGCATGCGCGGGCTGGCGGCGGGCCCGGGAGGGGCGGGGTTGGCAGGGCTGGGAGGTGCTGACGTCGATCCGCCGGcgacccccacccctccctctccccatcccgggttggccccgccccctccctgggAGGGCGCCCGGACGGAACCGATCGCGGCTGGTTTGAGCTGGTGCGTCTCCATGACGACACGCGCGGCGCTATAAGTAGCGGCGCGGCGGCGCGCCGGGCTTTGTCAGTTCCCCCTgagcctccgccgccgccgcccctctGCCAGCGCTCCGGCGCCACCTCGGGCCGGCGGTCCTCCGCGGGAGGGAGCGAGGCGGCGGGCGGCCGGGCGAGCGGCTGACGGGGGCGGCGGGGCGGCCGGCGGATCCTGCAGCGCTCGGCGGCGGCGCGTTGTCTCCATGGGGTTGGCCCGCCGCGCCCCTGTGCTCTGAGGTAAAAGGGGTCGCGTCCGGGCGGTAGGGAGGCCGGCGAGCGGGCGGGCGCgggtgaggggcagggggtgCCGGCCACGTGTCCCGGAGGCCGGAGCCGACCGGGCGCCTGGAGGAGCTGCGAGGACACGTGGTCGCAGAGCCCGGTTCGTCGGCCCTGGGGGTCCCGGGTGGAGCCGGGCCCCGATCCCTCCCGGCTCAAGGGCAGCCTGGCGCTGGAACGGCCCGGGGTTCACCTTTTCTGAACCACGTCAGTGAGGGTTTTCTGAGCCGGAAGCTCTTTGAGAAGCTCGATCATTCAGccgctatttttttttaaacgcaTGAGGTGGTCCGGTAGCaggtgcaggagaggcaggaagcGAGCCCGGCACAGGTCTCGGGGTGCCGGCCTCTCGTGCACGTGCCGGTCCGCCGTGTTGCCctggaatttccttttttttttaattttaggttttttttttttttttttttttacctttctgtGTGTACAGAGCGAATGGCCCAATATAGAAAGCTACTCAGATCGCTAGAGCTGAGATAACCGGGTGTAACTGATACTGCTCGGCCGGGCTTAGAAATGTTGACGGAATCTTTGACTTGATGATTTAAGAAAAGTCCTTAGATTATTAAGATCAGGAGAACGACTAAGGCGTAGGAGCCAGTCCCAAGATTTTCCCCAAACGGCCGACTGTTTGAGAATCCGAAATAATGAGGCAAGATGTGGGGAGCAGAACCTTTTAGGAGTGTCTAGTAGGGAGGACAGAATGTGCTAATTTCATTCAAACTTAAAATTTAATCGATTTGTAAAATTTTCAGTTGCGGTTTGAATTGGTACCTGTCTAACGTTTCCCAGTTACCAGAGAAGGACCACGTTTTGCCAATCCATGTCATTTTAAGTAACGTAGCCATAACAGAAAAAACACCCAAAGGTGTTCTAGGGTGAACTTTCTTTGTATCAAAAGTTACTGAAGTAAAGCTTTGAAAGATACAAGGAAGCAAAATACTTGTGTGTTTCAGAGAAACACACACTTGCTAAGTTTAAGCCTgaatgttgtcttttttttttttttttttttaagaccctaAACGGCCCAGTCTATCACTGGTGACCCTATTTAAATGTTACTTATGTAGACAGAATGTGTGTGCTGGCTGTTAGTCTGTTCCCTTCCCCTCCGGGCGAATTAGGAAACTAGGAGGTTGACAAAGCCAGCAAGTCACATTAGATCAAGTCTCGAAAGTTCTCCCATGCATGGGTTTGGATTTATGGCAGGCTCGTCCCCCTGGGCCTCTCATAGTGTCCCATGCCAGAGTAAATCCGGCCCCGAACCATTGCCTGGCCTCTGGCAGTAGGCTGCAGGCACTGAAGCGGGTTGCACAGTGGAAAAGATGCCCTCCCTATCAGATTAAagagattaaaataataattttaaggtAACTCATTGACCTATGTCACGTTTCATGAATGCCAAGGACAGTGGCTCTGATGGTTAAATGagcttaatttttgtttattcataaaTCATTGTTTGCTAATTTTTGTAATTCATAGTTGAGAATGACTCCCAGGTGATTATCATTCATAGCCAAGCATGTAAGTTAGAGTGCCTGTGAGGATAGTTGGGATTCCCAGAATCCCAAGTAGTTAAGTAGGCAGCGCTGGTTTTAGAATATCGATTGCCATTCAGATACAGCAGCTGTAATacattctgttgatttttttagattgcatttttttaaaaaaaacacatgccTAGCATGAAAATTAGCTCATTTCTCAGGAAAATTTAGAGCACTCAGTAAATTGATAACAATGCCTGTTGTTCACTAAAAGTTCTTCTGTATAAGACTTAGCAAATGTCAGAAATAGCAAGGTGTTTATATTGGCAGCTTTGCTAAATTGCTGTCATGGTGTTTTAAGCTTCGAAAGAAAAACAGGTCTGAAATAAAGTAAGCTAACTGTCATGAAGCTTTTTCCCTCTCAGTGGACTAAGTACAGGAAAGTTTCTGAAACCTGTATTCTGCATTTTAGCAGGAATGTTTGGAGTGCCTTTTTTGAGGTGGACAAaactatatgggcttccttggtagctcagctggtaaagaatccacctgcaatgctgggttccatccctgggtcgggaagattctctggagaagggcatggcaacccactccagtattcttgcctggagaatcccatggacagaggagcctggtgggctacagtccatggggtcacaaagagtcagacacaactgagtgactaagtacagtactatatatggAAGCTGAGTGTGAAAAACTCTAGTGTTGAATTTGTGAGGTTCTCATTCCATTGAGATTTATAGAATCATGGGACTTAAACCTAGGAATAATGGGATTTCCAAATCCAGGGAGTGAGCTGTCTGGAGGGTGCTTTAGTAGCCCtgcttcttgtgtgtgtgtgtgtgtgctgtcaatACCTGATCTTCCAATTTAATGTGTTCTGAAGGTAGACAGCAGATTGTGTGTTTATCGAACATTTCCACTGCTACACAGAGAGCACACGCATCTTCGGTGGACTTGGAATTCCTGGGGAATTGCCTTTGTGGAAAGTTGGCATAATCCCTTTAAATTCCATCTCTTATACGTTTTCTATGTAAGTATTTGTGATTGTTGCAAGTTTATCTTAGGAGTTACTAAGTATTAAGACTTCTGAGTAGATTTGTCTGCCCTATTTGCAGTTTGTTGTGTCTCAAAAAGACATCAAGAAACCATGAACAGCTTTAGCAATGAAGAGTTTGACTGCCATTTCTTGGATGAAGGCTTTACTGCCAAGGATATTCTGGAccaaaaaattaatgaagtttcttcttctgtaagtATATATGAAGTCTATGCTGGTAGTGCAGCTTTGAGAATGTTAGGCAGATGAATGGGAAACTTCAGAGGGGTCTTATGGAAATGTCTTGTTAGGGAATTGGGAGTTTAATTGGCTGTGGATCCTCCAGTAACAATAGTGATTATCATGTCCATGATTGACTAGAGTAGGGTTCGTGAGAATGATGGGCAAGAGAAGGGAAGGCTGTGCCTTGGTCACTTCTGTTAAATTGCTAATGGGTCTCCTGTAACCACTCTTACTGCAGGATGATAAGGATGCCTTCTATGTTGCGGACCTGGGAGACATTCTGAAGAAACATCTGAGATGGTTGAAAGCTCTTCCTCGGGTCACCCCCTTTTATGCAGTCAAATGCAATGATAGCAGAACCATAGTGAAGACACTTGCTGCCATTGGGACAGGATTTGACTGTGCCAGCAAGGTGAGCAAAAGCAGCAGAACTCAAATGATGTCTGTGATGGCCCTGGTGCTCCCAGCAGGGCAGATCAGAATTACTTTGCTTGAGCAGAGGATGCTAAAGAGAGTGGGCATGGACCAGCTTTTCTATATATTAGCTACATGTGTAAATACCTCTTCTTTTTCAGACTGAAATACAATTGGTGCAGAGTCTCGGGGTGCCCCCAGAGAGGATTATCTATGCAAATCCATGTAAACAAGTGTCTCAGATTAAGTATGCTGCCAATAACGGAGTCCAGATGATGACTTTTGATAGTGAAGTTGAGCTGATGAAAGTTGCCAGGGCACATCCAAAGGCCAAGTGAGTTACTCCATTTGAGGGCGGATCAGATATGGGATGTGTATAATGTGAACAAACTCAAATTTCCAGTTGTTAGATTTCCATACTAGTAAATTATCTGTGTACTGAGTTAAACCAAATTAGACTCAGACCACAGGGTATCAGAGCCAAGGAGTCTTATTTTAACCACGGCTGTAGGTGATCTTGTGTCAGTGGGAAATTTGATATACTTTTCTTGCTTCTAGGTTGGTTTTGCGGATCGCCACTGATGATTCCAAAGCAGTCTGTCGCCTCAGTGTCAAATTTGGTGCCACACTCAAAACCAGCAGGCTTCTTTTGGAACGGGCAAAAGAGTTAGATATTGATGTCATTGGTGTCAGGTGAGATCTTGGTGATGGCAGAGATGGAGATGAAGTATTAGACAATGCAAGTTTTATAAGTTTTCTCCCACCATGAATAGTTATTTCCAGAAATAGTAAGAAATAGCgtattttttgtgttttgacACCAGCTTCCACGTGGGAAGTGGCTGTACCGATCCTGAGACCTTTGTGCAGGCCATCTCTGATGCCCGCTGTGTCTTTGACATGGGCGTGAGTATCTGTGAGCCCCATGTGTGAGGAGGGGGGCAGGGATGGCATTAACAACTAGTCCCAGTTCTAAAATTGACCTTTGTAAAAGTCATCTCATATTACATATTTAACCTTAACCTGCTGCATACGTTTTTCATGACTTGTTAATCTGGCTGATTGACTTAATTTTCTTGACTCTAGGCTGAGGTTGGTTTCAACATGTATCTGCTTGATATTGGTGGTGGCTTTCCTGGATCTGAGGATGTAAAGCTTAAATTTGAAGAGGTAATTTATAACAAAATTACAATCTGTAGCTCTTAGCAGGTTCCTTTTTGAAATGTTTCCAAACTTATATGTTACAACTAATAACCAGAAGGGACTGCACAAACATGAAAGTAAATGTCTTGGTGTGGTATTTTGAATGACTTGCTCTGGTATTTTGAATGACttctgtaatatttaaaattgtattacatTAGTTaattagtctctcagttgtgtccaactctttgtgaccccatggactgtagcctgccaggctcctctgtccatggaattctccaggcagaaatcctgaagtgggtagccagttccttctctggggatcatcttgagccagggatcaaacctgggtcttgtgcgttgcaggcagattctttactctctgggccaccagggaagccctgtattatCTTACTGGTTTTCTAAAATGagacaatattttcaaaagtCTAGGAAAATTGAGGACTGTCACTGTGGAGTTAAGAGAACCTGTTGACTTTAGTACATCATTTGGTAGATTTTGTGCTTCCTTTACTTAGAACATTGCTTTTTAGTCATTTAAGAAGGTAAGCCATTACATGCCACTTATAAAATCCATTCTTAGGTAAAATTTATGTGAATAGGAAGAATACAGAGTTTACCTTGTtagtatatatttacatgttagataaaaatatttaggCACTGGTAATAAATTTGTCCCATTGATTAATAAAATCATACCATGCTATGCAATAAAATCATACCAtaataaagagtaaaaataaaaagtcttgagGGGAATCAAAATGAAACCACAGGATATGCAGACTGGTTTTCAGGGAGGTGTTTATCTTTTACTGTTTGAAGATAAACCTCTGCTGATGGCAGCTCTCAATGTTTTTGATGTTGTGTTTCAAAGCACTGCTTCATGTGGGTTTGCCTTGATGACCAACTGCTCTTTTCTGTCTCACTCTGGTAGATCACCAGTGTAATCAACCCAGCACTGGACAAGTATTTTCCATCAGACTCTGGAGTGAGAATCATAGCTGAGCCGGGCAGATACTATGTTGCATCAGCTTTCACGCTCGCAGTTAATATTATTGCCAAAAAACTTGTATTAAAGGAACAGACAGGCTCTGATGGTAGGTATCAAGATTGaatcattacatatatatactgaAAGTTCATATCTAAAATGGTTAAGTGGTAATTGAGACTATTTCtgcttttctaattattttcttctttttttttaatttgcttttctagaTGAAGAGGAGTCAGCTGATCGGACATTTATGTATTATGTGAACGATGGAGTGTATGGGTCATTCAACTGCATCCTTTACGATCACGCACACGTGAAGCCTCTTCTGCAGAAGGTACCTTCCAAATGTGTTGTATACACCAGTTGAAAGATGACTGGTCAGAACAAGTGTAAGCAGGTGTGTTTCTCTGTCTCAAATGTAGAGACCCAAACCAGATGAGAAGTATTATTCATCCAGCATCTGGGGACCGACCTGTGACGGCCTGGACCGCATTGTTGAGCGCTGTAACCTGCCCGAGATGCATGTGGGTGATTGGATGCTCTTTGAGAACATGGGTGcttacactgttgctgctgcttctaccTTCAATGGATTCCAGAGACCCACCATCTACTATGTGATGTCAGGGCCAACGTGGTTAGTGACAGTGTGTGTTTGGTTCTGATAAGAATTAGGTACCTTCCAGGGTTGATTATGCTTGTTCTTGTCCAGTAGAATTAAGAAATTGCTTAGAATTAAATAATagcaattattttttgtttttctccccatATTAAGAATATATGCTTTAGAAATTTTGGAATAATTACAATGAAAGGAAAATTCCTCCAGTAATAGTGATGTATATAGTTGCAGAATTTTAAGGCACAGTTGATTTAGAAAAGACTGGTCAGTCTATTTCTGTACCTAGAATACTTTAATTAGTGCATGTGACTTGTGGTTTTCTTCTTACCAAAAAGATGATTCTGAAGAAATGCTTGCTGTAGTACTACATTGACTTGCTTCCTGATGACATAGTAACCAGAGATGTAAATAGGCTCATGAATAAGTCACGGTGTCACACAGTGTGGAGCCGCTTGGTTAGCAGTGACTCAGGGTTTCTGACTGCCGCCTCTTTCTCCTGCAGGCAACTGATGCAGCAGATCCGGACCCAGGACTTCCCGCCCGGAGTGGAGGAGCCGGACGTCGGTCCCCTGCCCGTGTCCTGTGCCTGGGAGAGCGGCATGAAGCGGCACTCGGCAGCCTGCGCTTCCACGCGTATTAACGTGTAGATACCACTCTTGTAGCTGTTAACTGCGAGTTTAGCTTGATTTAAGGGTTTGGGGGGGACCATTTAACTTAATTACTGCTAGTTCTGAGATGTCTATGTGAGTAGGGTTGGCACAGGTGCACCAATGTGGAAGACTGGGAGATGGGGTCACACTTATCTGTGT
This window of the Bubalus bubalis isolate 160015118507 breed Murrah chromosome 12, NDDB_SH_1, whole genome shotgun sequence genome carries:
- the ODC1 gene encoding ornithine decarboxylase; amino-acid sequence: MNSFSNEEFDCHFLDEGFTAKDILDQKINEVSSSDDKDAFYVADLGDILKKHLRWLKALPRVTPFYAVKCNDSRTIVKTLAAIGTGFDCASKTEIQLVQSLGVPPERIIYANPCKQVSQIKYAANNGVQMMTFDSEVELMKVARAHPKAKLVLRIATDDSKAVCRLSVKFGATLKTSRLLLERAKELDIDVIGVSFHVGSGCTDPETFVQAISDARCVFDMGAEVGFNMYLLDIGGGFPGSEDVKLKFEEITSVINPALDKYFPSDSGVRIIAEPGRYYVASAFTLAVNIIAKKLVLKEQTGSDDEEESADRTFMYYVNDGVYGSFNCILYDHAHVKPLLQKRPKPDEKYYSSSIWGPTCDGLDRIVERCNLPEMHVGDWMLFENMGAYTVAAASTFNGFQRPTIYYVMSGPTWQLMQQIRTQDFPPGVEEPDVGPLPVSCAWESGMKRHSAACASTRINV